A single genomic interval of Carassius carassius chromosome 24, fCarCar2.1, whole genome shotgun sequence harbors:
- the LOC132103054 gene encoding protein FAM8A1-like encodes MAELEENARDKDKLSARNSRTWDAENMKTPIHKPCAQGKQDTASAVTTTEYCERLQEWMWQYYYSYMNWQSWIAMSALSFPPCLSTQGANETPGGTTWGAEMTNGDLRNWFSSPFGFPAVAANASGQSSRAPATAHAQRPQQQLQQPNGDAQQPGREYYIPSPFQRFLAEMVDFFILFFIKATIILSIVHLSGMKDISKFAIHFIVEEIDEDTSMEELQKMMLVALVYRILVCFYEIICIWGAGGATPGKFLIGLRVVTCDSSVLVQPNRVLVVPATNVTLSASTVRALNKNFSIAFFFPAFITLLFFQHNRTVYDIVAGTIVVKRNRLR; translated from the exons ATGGCGGAGTTAGAGGAAAACGCTCGTGATAAAGACAAATTGTCGGCAAGAAACAGTAGAACCTGGGACGCTGAAAACATGAAAACACCGATTCACAAGCCCTGTGCCCAGGGCAAGCAAGACACAGCCTCCGCTGTCACCACCACGGAGTACTGCGAAAGATTACAGGAGTGGATGTGGCAGTACTACTACAGCTATATGAACTGGCAGAGCTGGATAGCCATGTCTGCGCTTTCCTTCCCGCCGTGTTTGTCAACACAAGGAGCAAATGAAACGCCTGGGGGGACGACATGGGGTGCAGAAATGACTAACGGAGACCTTCGCAATTGGTTTAGCAGCCCGTTTGGTTTTCCTGCTGTTGCTGCGAACGCGAGCGGACAGAGTTCTCGAGCGCCCGCCACAGCGCACGCGCAGCGGCCACAACAACAACTACAGCAGCCTAATGGAGATGCGCAACAGCCAG GTAGGGAATATTATATTCCCTCTCCTTTCCAACGGTTCTTGGCAGAAATGGTggatttctttattctttttttcattaaagctACAATTATCCTCAGTATTGTCCACTTGAGTGGAATGAA GGACATCTCAAAGTTTGCCATTCACTTCATTGTAGAGGAGATTGATGAGGACACATCAATGGAGGAATTGCAGAAAATGATGCTTGTGGCTCTAGTGTACAGGATATTAGTTTGCTTTTATGAG ATCATATGTATTTGGGGGGCTGGTGGAGCGACACCAGGGAAGTTCCTCATTGGCTTACGAGTGGTGACATGTGACAGCTCCGTCCTGGTTCAGCCAAACCGCGTTCTTGTGGTACCAGCGACTAACGTCACGCTTTCTGC GTCAACCGTGAGAGCGTTAAACAAGAACTTCTCCATCGCTTTCTTCTTTCCAGCGTTCATCACACTTCTTTTCTTTCAGCACAACAGGACTGTGTATGACATTGTGGCCGGAACCATTGTGGTCAAGAGAAATAGGCTTAGATAA